Within Bos indicus x Bos taurus breed Angus x Brahman F1 hybrid chromosome 2, Bos_hybrid_MaternalHap_v2.0, whole genome shotgun sequence, the genomic segment TGGCGGCGGCCGTCTCTTTCCCCGCCTCGGAGTCTTCCCGGGGCGCGCTGTCCGCGGCCTCTGGctagctgggggttggggggtacCCGTGGGCGGAGGCAGGGTCTCCAGGGGGAAGCTTCTCGCATTCCTGTCTTGCGTGTCTCGCGCTGCAGCGCCCCGAACGAGCTTCTGTGGACGGTGACGCTGGCCGAGGGGTCCCCGGGGGAACCGGCGGAGGAGGTGCAGGTGAACCGCATCGTGGCCCACCCGAAGGTGAGAGGGCAGCCCCAGGCCCTCAGACTTGGGAACAGCACCCCCAGGCCACGCCTCGTTTACACGGCGccgccaccccctccccagttTAACCCTCGGACCTTCCACAACGACCTGGCCCTGGTGCAGCTGTGGACCCCGGTGAGCCCGACGGGGGCGGCGCGCCCTGTGTGCCTGCCCCAGGAGCCCCAGGAACCCCCCGCGGGCACTCCTTGCGCCATCGCGGGCTGGGGTGCCCTCTTCGAAGGTACTAGGCAGGACAGGGCCTGGGTGAGCCACGCGGGGGCGTGGGGGAAATGGGGGTCTGGAGTGATGGAGCTTGGGAAGGCTGGCGTGGAAGGATTCTGATGCTGTCTTTGCAAAATAATGCCCATCTCGCCAAGTGGGGAAGAATCAAGGAGGGCGGTGGGCAGGGGGAACCCTAAAACAGGACCCCTGCCATCCAGGCCTGAGCCCCTTCCACGGCTTCCCTGTAGATGGGCCAGAGGCCGAGGCGGTGAGGGAGGCCCGTGTGCCCTTGCTCAGCGCCGACACCTGCAGAAGGGCCCTGGGACCAGGGCTACGCCCCAGCAGCATGCTCTGTGCGGGCTACCTGGCCGGGGGCATCGATTCGTGCCAGGTATGAGACCCGCCGGATCGGAGGGTGGTAGTGGGCCACTCCCCGGCGGCGGGACCGCCTCCTTTCCTTCTACAATTAGGCTGTCACTCAACTTCTCTGCACCTCTGTGTCCTCATCGCTAAAATGGGTACAAGAGTGGTAACCCCAGTAGAGCTCAGAGCTGCCTGTAAGGGTGTCGTTGGGGTGAGGGGAGGTGATAAGTGGGTCCACACAGTGCCCTCTCTCTTGCCTCTCTCTTGGCCCTTGCAGGGTGACTCGGGAGGCCCCCTGACCTGTTCTGAGCCTGGCCCCCGCCCCAGGGAGGTCCTGTACGGGGTCACCTCCTGGGGGGACGGATGCGGggagccagggaagcctggggtctaCACCCGTGTGGCTGTGTTCAAGGACTGGCTCCAGGAGCAGATGAGCGGTGAGcacctttccccccacccccaccccttgcccAGAGTGCCCCATAACTGCCCTGGGACGAGCCCGTTTCAATTCCACCGGCCCCCAGGCTCCTGCGTGGGGAAAGCCTATTTTCCTCCCGGGAGGGATTTGGGGGGCTAGGACTTAAAGCGAGGGCAAGGTGGTAAGCTAACCCCTGACGCCCCCTGCAGCCGCCCCCTTCAGCCGCGAGCCCAGCTGTAGGGAGCTTCTGGCTTGGGACCCGTCGGAGGAACCGCAGACAGAGGCCGCCCCACTCTGCACCTTCTACGCCCACCTATGCCTGGGGCCCGCGGGCGCCTGTGCGCGTCTGGCGCACCAGCAGTGTCTGCAGCGCCGGCGGCGATGTGGTCAGTCCGGTTCCCGGGGCTGGGCCGAGGGGGAGCCAGGGTCTGGCCCACGTCTGACCGCCGCTCGGACTCTCGTTCCTCCCGCAGAGCTGCGCTCGCTGGCGCACACTCTCCTGGAGCTACTGCGGGGGGCCCAGGAGCTGTTCGGCCCTCGCCTGGGGGTGCGGCGCCTGGCCCCAGCCCCGGCTCGCCCCGCTCCGTCGCTTCGGGATCCTCCCAGGCACCCCTCCCGCGAGCAGCGGCTGCACTCAGGTACCCCAAGCCCTTCGCAGCCCGGCCCCGGCCCACCCCAGCGCTGCCGCGCCGTTCCCCTAACCCTGCGTCTCCCCAGGATCGCCTCCCCGGGCTGCTGGCGCTCGGTTCTCTAAGCGGAGATCGGAGCGGCGCGGGGAAGTGAATGGTAATGACGCCCCCTACCGGCGGCCTCAAGGGGAGCCGGCCAAGGGAGGCCGAGTCCAGGAGGGGACTCTTGGGGTTGTCTGTGCTGGGATGCAGTTTCACCCCATCTGGCAGCGGTCAGACCCGCTCTCGCCCTCCCTCGCAGCAGGACGCATGATTCTTTGGGCGGGGGGCGGAACTTGTGACTTTGGGCCCGCTCCAGTGTCCATAGAGGCTGGGCTTTGTGTTACCATTTAACCCCTCTCAACTTCAGCTGCCCCATCCCAGCATGTGGAGGTCTGCCCACTGGGAGGTGTCCCGAGGTTCTGGTGGAATACCACCCCGACTCCACACTAGCGTCAGCTCTCTCTTATTCCTGAGGTCTCTCCTGCCCTGGGCTGGAGCCCTTGCGGCAGAAGCTGGCCACCCTCCAGGGCACCCACGCCTGGATCTTGCAGGTGCCCCCGGAGCGCCTGGCCATGGACTTTAATGAGGTGGGTCCCCAGGCTTCCCAGACTCCTTCACAGTGGCCTGGGAAGGCTAACCTGGGCCAGCCATGCTGGGGAGGGGAAACAGAAGGGACCCTCCCCCAACAgcctgggtggaggtgggggagggtgtcCATGGATGGAGGGACGGCTATGGGGAGGGCAGCTGAATGTGAGCTGGGTGCTGGGTGGGTGTGAAGGagtggagaggaggtgggagtggAGTGTAGGTGTGTCCAAGTGAGCAGGAAGTGTGCTGGATTAGCGGGAGGATCTGGGGACAGGGTAGCTCTGCCTGTGAGTTTCTGGGGCAAGAAGGAGGGGGACCAGGAGTGGGGTTGTGGGCCCCTGAGctgtctgcctccctcctctgcaGATCCTGGCAGATCTGGGCTCCAAGACACTGACTGGGCTCTTCCGAGCCTGGGTTTGGGCAGGCTTGGGG encodes:
- the PRSS56 gene encoding serine protease 56, with the translated sequence MLLAALLLLLQPLPDPQSAHGHPLYVRVPPSTLQALSAQGTKVLQAAQRSAQWAVNRVVMEIQHRLHECRSSPGRTRPQAPLLKDSPEPGSCGERRPGAVNVTRAHGRIVGGSAAPPGAWPWLVRLQLGGQPLCGGVLVAASWVLTAAHCFAGAPNELLWTVTLAEGSPGEPAEEVQVNRIVAHPKFNPRTFHNDLALVQLWTPVSPTGAARPVCLPQEPQEPPAGTPCAIAGWGALFEDGPEAEAVREARVPLLSADTCRRALGPGLRPSSMLCAGYLAGGIDSCQGDSGGPLTCSEPGPRPREVLYGVTSWGDGCGEPGKPGVYTRVAVFKDWLQEQMSAAPFSREPSCRELLAWDPSEEPQTEAAPLCTFYAHLCLGPAGACARLAHQQCLQRRRRCELRSLAHTLLELLRGAQELFGPRLGVRRLAPAPARPAPSLRDPPRHPSREQRLHSGSPPRAAGARFSKRRSERRGEVNGLSCPGLEPLRQKLATLQGTHAWILQVPPERLAMDFNEILADLGSKTLTGLFRAWVWAGLGDRHVVFGGLVGLEPTTLARSLPRLLLQALQAFRLAALAEAEPEGARKGSRQGRGLGRKGRHPLSPHGPPVRWP